DNA sequence from the Devosia lacusdianchii genome:
CGGACCATCGGCAATGGCCGGGTCGATCTCGACGCCGCGATTCATCGGGCCGGGATGCATGACGATGGCGTCTGGCTTGGCATAGCTGAGCTTTTCAGCGTCGAGGCCGTAGAAGCGATAATATTCGCGAACCGAAGGTATCATCTTGCCACTGGCGCGCTCATGCTGCAGGCGCAGCATCATCACCACATCGACGTCCCTCAGCCCTTCGCGCATATCTGTGAACACCTCGGTGGCGAGGTGCTCGATGCCTGCCGGAAGCAGATTGCGCGGAGCGATGACGCGGGTGCGGACGTTGAGCGCGCCGAGCAACAACAGGTTGGAGCGGACCACGCGGGAATTGGCGATATCGCCGCAAATCGCAACGGTCAGCCCCGAGATGCGGCCCTTGTGGTTGCGGATAGTGAGGGCGTCGAGCAGGGCCTGCGTCGGATGCTCGTGTGCGCCGTCACCGGCGTTGATCACCGAGCAGCCGACTTTCTGGCTGAGCAATTCAACCGCGCCGGCCGCCGAGTGGCGCACGACGATGACGTCGGGCCGCATGGCATTGAGTGTCGCGGCAGTATCGACCAGCGTTTCGCCCTTGGAGACGGAACTGGTCTTGACGGACATGTTCATGACCAGGGCGCCGAGCCGCTTGCCGGCAATCTCGAACGACCCTTGGGTGCGGGTAGACGATTCGAAGAACAGGTTGATCTGCGTCTTGCCTGTCAGCGTCGGATGACTTTTCCGCTCCTGCCGGGAAACCGGCACCATGCGCTCGGCTCTGTCGAGCAGGTCCACGATCTCGTGCTGCTTGAGATCGGCGATGGACAGCAGATGCTTCTGGCTGAAAGGGGGAAAGTCGCCGGACGGGCCGGCTTGCGTTGCGGTTTTGCTGGCGCGAACTTGGGCCATGCGCTCCCATCCCTGATGTTGGATGGGGTCTAGCGGAGGGGGGCAGGAGGAGCAAGCCCCAAGGCGGCAGAATCAACGGCCGGCTGCACGGCCGTTGCGCTCAGGTAGCGGAGAAGAAGAAGCCGAGACCGGCCAGGGCGAAGGCCAGGGCAGAGGCGGCCGTGCGGAGGTGGGTCCAAGGCATCCACGCCGTGGTGTAGGTGGTCCACACGTCGCGCGCAGCGGTGAGGTCAGCGGGGATCGAGGCCCGGGCGAGTCCATCGTTCAGCGGAATGTTGATCGCCCCGGTTATGCCGATTCCGCCCACAAGATAGATCAGTGCCGAGCCGGCGAAGAGCCAGAGGGATGCGGTCTGTCCGCCTTGCCAGGACAGCACGGCGGCAGCGATCAGCAGTAGCGGCAGGCCCGCGAAAAACGCGAGGAAGATCGGGTTGGGCACGGCGATGTTGATGCCCTGCATACTGTCGATGGCGCTGCGCGGATCGGCTCGGTCGAGCCCCCACATCACGGTGAAGGAATAGGTCCAGAAAAAGCCGGCCATGATGCCGCTGGCGAGGAGCGCAGCGAAGCCGACGATTTGCGCTGAGGTGTGCATGACAGGTCCTCTTAGGCCGCGGCGAGCGCGGTGCGGTTGCGGTGACGAAGATAGAGCACGAGGCCAAGGCTGCCGATGGCAAGTTCGATGGCGGTCGCCACCAGAAGGCCATCGGCGGGGCGCCCATCGAGTGCCACGGCAATGAGCCGTGACACGCCGTAGCTGAGATAAAGTCCGGTCGCAGCCAGCAGTGAGAGATTTGCAAGGCGCGGCACGAAAACCCCGCCGACGATGATCCCGCCGAGAGCCATCAATGACAGCCCATGCGAGCGCATTTCATTGAGCAACGTGATCTGACCGGTCAGGTCGAGACCATAGCCCGCGTAGAACGACAGCGGCGCCAGGAGGATGGTGCCGCCGAGGCCGATGCCGATGACACCGGCCAGGACGAGGAAAGCTTTGACGAGCATGGCAAGGCTCCCGTTGTGGCCGGTTAGGCCTGGGCCGACCAGACGCCGGTAGCGGCAATCCGCTTGACGAAGTCGCCAAAATCGCGCTGCTCGCGGCCAAGCGCACGTTGCACGCCATTGCCGATGCTTTCATTGCGGCCGTCAAAGACCTCGGCACAGAGATCGTGAAGGAAGTCAGCAGTCGGCGCACCCACCTCTGGCAGCAAGGCGGCGTGAAACTCCTCGAGGGAGATGTGGCTGTACTGCGCGCTGAGTCCCGAGGCCGCATTGATCTCGGCCACGGCGTCGGCAAAGCTCAGCAGGCGTGGCCCGGTGACTTCGTAGAGCTGGCCATTGTGGCGCTCGTCGATCAGGGCCGCGGTGGCGACATCGGCGATGTCATCGACATCGATGAAGGGCTCCTTGCGGTCGTGGGCGGGCAGGGCGACATAACCCTCGAGCAGCGACCCCAGCAGGACGCCTTCGCTGAAATTCTGGTTGAACCAGCTGGCACGAACAATGGTGTAGTCGAGGCCCGATGCCTGCACGATGGCCTCGCTGGCCTGCGCATTGTGCTCACCACGGCCCGAGAGCAAAACGAGGCGCTTGAGGCCGGTCTCTTTGGCGATCTCGGTGAATTTCCGGATCGCCTCAGGCGCGCCCTTGGCGGCGAGATCGGGAACAAAAGCCACGAAGGCGGTCTCGGCGCCGGCCAGCGTCGCAGCCCAGGTGGACTGGTCCTCCCAATCGAAGGATGGCGAGGACTTGCGCGAGGCGCCGCGCACAGGCTGCCCCAGGGCTTCGAGCCGGGAGACGATCCGGCTGCCGACCTTGCCGGTGGCGCCGATGACGAGGATGGGGGAGGTCATTTGCGTTTGATCCATGTTGTGCGTTGCGACGCCGTGGAAGATGCGTCGACAACCTTGGATCATCAATATTCTGGACGCCGCTGTTTTATGCAGATCGTCCAGACAAGTGGACGATACGACAATAGCGATGCTATGAACGCGTCATGAGTGATCCTTCCTTTCAACCACCGCCATTGTCCGATCCGCTGGGTGAGGTGCTGCATATGCTCCATCTCACCGGCACCCTGTATTGTCGCGCCGAGATGACCGCGCCTTGGGGCATAACCATGCCGCGGCTGATCGACTCGATGATGTTCGTCATCGTGACCGCGGGCCGCTGCTGGCTGAAAATGCCCGGGCAGGAGCCGGTCATGCTCCATCAGGGCAGCATGGTCTTGCTGCCGCATGGCACCAATTACGACCTGCTGAGCGCGGTCGACGCCACGCCGACACCGCTGTTCGATATCCCGGTCGAAAGGATCGGCAACCGCTACGAGATCATGACGCACGGGGGTGGCGGCGAAATGACTCGCGCCACGTCGGGCGTGGTGCAGTTCGACCATGTCGCGGCCAAACGCCTGGTGACGCTGCTGCCGGATGTCTTGCGCATCGATGCCTGGGAAGATGAAATCGGCAGTTGGCTGCAAAGCACGCTGGCCCTGATCGCCCGCGAGGCCAGCATGCTGCGACCGGGCGGCGAAACGGTGATGACGCGATTGGCCGATATCTTGGTGATCCAGGCGATCCGGACCTGGCTCGACCGGGCGCCAGAGGCCAATCTCGGGTGGCTGGCGGCCCTACGCGACAAGCAGATCGGCCGCACGCTGGCTTTGATCCACCGCCGTCCCGAACACGACTGGAGCGTCGCCGAACTGGCGAGCGAAGCCGGGATGTCGCGCTCGGCCTTCTCGGCCCGGTTTACTGAGCTGGTGAGCCAGCCGGTCATGCAATACCTGGCGCAATGGCGGCTGCATCTGGCGCGCTCCGATCTGCTCGACACGCGCGAAGCGGTAGGCACGATCGCCGCCCGCGCCGGCTACCAGTCCGAGGCAGCCTTCGGGCGCGCCTTCAAGCAGTTCTTCGGCGTACCACCGGGCGCCATTCGCAAGCTAGCCGCGGCGTAGCCGGTCCAGCGCGCCCTGCAGGATGTAGCTGGCAGCGAGTTTGTCCACGACTTCGGCCCGCCGATCGCGCCGCAGGTCAGCCTCGATCATCATGCGCGTTACGGCGCTGGTGGAAAGGCGTTCGTCCCAGAAGGCAATCGGCAGCGCAATACGCTGAGCAAGGCTACGGGCGAAAGCGCGCGTCGACTGCACGCGCGGGCCCTCGGACCCGTCCATATTAAGCGGCAGCCCGAGGATAATGGCGACGACCTGATTTTGCGCGATCAACTCATCGAGCCTGATCGCGTCCTGCGTAAACTTGGTACGCTTGATGGTCTCGAGCGGCGACGCCGAATACCGCATGGCATCGGACACTGCGACACCAATGGTCTTGGTACCCAGATCGAGGCCCAGAATCCTGCCGGTGGCGGGAATCGATTCCAGCGGGTTGGCGAAGTCTTCGGTCATTGGGGGCTCGCTTGCCAGTCGTCTGCCGTCCTATAGGCTGCGGCACGGTTTGGCGACAGGAAAGCGGCGATGAAACTCACCTGGTTCGGCGGGACGACGATCCGCATTCATATCGGCGGCGCGATTCTGGTGGTCGACGCCGATGCGGCGCCCCAAGGAATCGATGCGGCCGAGCTGGTTTCGGGCGCTGATCTGGTGATTGCCGGGTTCGGGGCCGGGCTTGAGGCCGTTGACGCTGCGAGTTGGAAGCCGCGCAGGCCGCTGCGGCTAGTCGACGAGGGCGATGACCTGCCCAAGGTCGAGGCCTGGTCGGTGGGTGCGGGAGGAGTGCTCATCGCCGCTACCGGCGAACCACCTTTGCTGTTGCTGGCAGCGAATGCGCCGCCGCTGGGACGCTGGGCCGACAGCGCCGTCATTACACTTTTTGGCCATGGTGAACGGCTTATCGAACTCGGCGCGGCGGTGCTTGCCGCTTCGGCGCCCCGCCTTCTAGCGCTTGCGGGCGACGAGGCGGCCATGGATATCGCGATCCCGGCGCTGGCGCCGCGACTGGATGGCAGCGGCCTCGTCTCGCTCGAAGCCGGGTTGGCACTGGAAATCTGATCCGGCTCATCAGCCATTTTCATTGTCTTTTGTGCCGCGCGGTTGCTAATAACGCCGCAAACAAAGCCGCTGTTTCTGGAGTTTCCCATGTCTGTCGACGCTGCAACCGTAAAGCGCATCGGGCGCCTGGCGCGTATCCGCATCGAAGAGGACGAGGTTGCCGCCTATCAGGGCGAGCTGAACGCCATCCTGGGCTTCGTCGAACAGCTCTCGGAAGTGAATGTCGACGGGGTCGAGCCAATGACGTCGGTGACGCCGATGACGCTGCGCCGCCGCGACGACGTGATTAGTGATGGCGGCTACCCTGAGAAGATCGTCAGCAACGCCCCGCTGAGCGAAGACAACTTCTTCATGGTGCCCAAGGTGATCGAATAATGGTGGTCAGCATCGCCATCGAAACCCCATTGCAGGACGATGTGCGCGGGCTTGTCGCCAAGCTCAACGACCATTTGCTGCCGCTGTCGCCGCTGGAATTCCAGTTCAAGATGACCGTCGAGCAGATGGCGGAGAGCAACACCACGCTGTTCGTGGCCCGCGACGAGACGGGCAGGGCGGTCGGCATGGGCGCGCTCAAGGTGCATTCGGCCGAGCTTGGCGAGGTCAAGCGCATGTTCACCGACCCTGAAGTGCGCGGCAAGCGCATCGGTTCGGCACTACTCGACGCCATCGTGGCCCTGGCGCGCGACAAAGGCCTGCCAACGCTGATGCTCGAAACCGGCACCGGCGACGGCATGGCCGAGGCGCATCGGCTCTACACCCGTAGCGGCTTCGTGACGCGTGGACCGTTTCTCGACTATCCCGACAGCGAATGGTCGGCCTTCTTCGAGCTGCCCCTCAAGCAGGAGCAGACGGCGTGAGGACGATGCTGACCATGGCGGTCCTGGCTCTGCTGGCCGGGACGGCCTTCGCGCAGGAAGACATGGTCATCGACCAGACCAAGCTTTACGTCACCGACCCGGCGGCTTGCCAGGCGGTGGAAAAGCAAGGCGTCGATGCCTTCATGGAGATGGATTTCCTGAGCCTCACGTTCGAAGGTGGCATCCAGTCGATGGAATTCCACTGC
Encoded proteins:
- a CDS encoding aspartate carbamoyltransferase catalytic subunit, with the protein product MAQVRASKTATQAGPSGDFPPFSQKHLLSIADLKQHEIVDLLDRAERMVPVSRQERKSHPTLTGKTQINLFFESSTRTQGSFEIAGKRLGALVMNMSVKTSSVSKGETLVDTAATLNAMRPDVIVVRHSAAGAVELLSQKVGCSVINAGDGAHEHPTQALLDALTIRNHKGRISGLTVAICGDIANSRVVRSNLLLLGALNVRTRVIAPRNLLPAGIEHLATEVFTDMREGLRDVDVVMMLRLQHERASGKMIPSVREYYRFYGLDAEKLSYAKPDAIVMHPGPMNRGVEIDPAIADGPASVITDQVEMGVAVRMAVLDALLPARNAP
- a CDS encoding DUF1772 domain-containing protein, whose amino-acid sequence is MHTSAQIVGFAALLASGIMAGFFWTYSFTVMWGLDRADPRSAIDSMQGINIAVPNPIFLAFFAGLPLLLIAAAVLSWQGGQTASLWLFAGSALIYLVGGIGITGAINIPLNDGLARASIPADLTAARDVWTTYTTAWMPWTHLRTAASALAFALAGLGFFFSAT
- a CDS encoding DUF4345 domain-containing protein — its product is MLVKAFLVLAGVIGIGLGGTILLAPLSFYAGYGLDLTGQITLLNEMRSHGLSLMALGGIIVGGVFVPRLANLSLLAATGLYLSYGVSRLIAVALDGRPADGLLVATAIELAIGSLGLVLYLRHRNRTALAAA
- a CDS encoding SDR family oxidoreductase, yielding MTSPILVIGATGKVGSRIVSRLEALGQPVRGASRKSSPSFDWEDQSTWAATLAGAETAFVAFVPDLAAKGAPEAIRKFTEIAKETGLKRLVLLSGRGEHNAQASEAIVQASGLDYTIVRASWFNQNFSEGVLLGSLLEGYVALPAHDRKEPFIDVDDIADVATAALIDERHNGQLYEVTGPRLLSFADAVAEINAASGLSAQYSHISLEEFHAALLPEVGAPTADFLHDLCAEVFDGRNESIGNGVQRALGREQRDFGDFVKRIAATGVWSAQA
- a CDS encoding AraC family transcriptional regulator, which gives rise to MSDPSFQPPPLSDPLGEVLHMLHLTGTLYCRAEMTAPWGITMPRLIDSMMFVIVTAGRCWLKMPGQEPVMLHQGSMVLLPHGTNYDLLSAVDATPTPLFDIPVERIGNRYEIMTHGGGGEMTRATSGVVQFDHVAAKRLVTLLPDVLRIDAWEDEIGSWLQSTLALIAREASMLRPGGETVMTRLADILVIQAIRTWLDRAPEANLGWLAALRDKQIGRTLALIHRRPEHDWSVAELASEAGMSRSAFSARFTELVSQPVMQYLAQWRLHLARSDLLDTREAVGTIAARAGYQSEAAFGRAFKQFFGVPPGAIRKLAAA
- the ruvX gene encoding Holliday junction resolvase RuvX; amino-acid sequence: MTEDFANPLESIPATGRILGLDLGTKTIGVAVSDAMRYSASPLETIKRTKFTQDAIRLDELIAQNQVVAIILGLPLNMDGSEGPRVQSTRAFARSLAQRIALPIAFWDERLSTSAVTRMMIEADLRRDRRAEVVDKLAASYILQGALDRLRRG
- the gatC gene encoding Asp-tRNA(Asn)/Glu-tRNA(Gln) amidotransferase subunit GatC, whose product is MSVDAATVKRIGRLARIRIEEDEVAAYQGELNAILGFVEQLSEVNVDGVEPMTSVTPMTLRRRDDVISDGGYPEKIVSNAPLSEDNFFMVPKVIE
- a CDS encoding GNAT family N-acetyltransferase, producing MVVSIAIETPLQDDVRGLVAKLNDHLLPLSPLEFQFKMTVEQMAESNTTLFVARDETGRAVGMGALKVHSAELGEVKRMFTDPEVRGKRIGSALLDAIVALARDKGLPTLMLETGTGDGMAEAHRLYTRSGFVTRGPFLDYPDSEWSAFFELPLKQEQTA